A window of the Arachis duranensis cultivar V14167 chromosome 5, aradu.V14167.gnm2.J7QH, whole genome shotgun sequence genome harbors these coding sequences:
- the LOC110272338 gene encoding 3-hydroxyisobutyryl-CoA hydrolase 1-like isoform X1 yields MALLSFKFDTQPINQVLSAGNSAVKLVILNRPHKLNSLNYEMGNGKGFCAGGDVVSVISSSLTGHWTYPLKFYGKQLILDHLAATYKKPLVSVINGVVMGGGAGLSMNTTFRIVTEKAVFAMPETYIGFFPDVSASYFLSRLPGYFGEYLGLTGARLDGIEMAACGLATHFIHSTKLNALENALQAITSSNVSTVSALIETFTEKPTVKKDSPFKRLEIINKCFSKGTVEDIIQSLENELENGAEKKWITNALNSMRSSSPMSLKIFLKSIRKGRIQNIEQCLHRDYNIASHLFKRTVSNDFYEGSRAKLFDKDNKPKWEPSKLELVSDEMVEQHFTNITDHAWEPLQLPQRFHSPIITASRL; encoded by the exons ATGGCTCTGTTGAGTTTTAAGTTTGACACACAACCAATAAACCag GTACTTTCCGCTGGAAATTCTGCTGTGAAGTTGGTGATACTAAATAGGCCTCACAAGTTAAATAGCCTTAACTATGAAATG GGAAATGGAAAAGGATTTTGTGCCGGAGGTGATGTAGTATCTGTAATTTCTTCCTCACTCACAG GACACTGGACCTATCCTCTGAAATTTTATGGAAAACAACTCATTTTGGACCATTTGGCAGCGACCTACAAAAAGCCTCTA GTATCTGTGATTAATGGAGTGGTTATGGGAGGAGGAGCGGGTCTTTCCATGAATACGACCTTTAGAATTGTGACTGAAAAAGCT GTATTTGCTATGCCAGAGACATATATAGGCTTTTTTCCAGATGTGAGTGCAAGTTACTTCTTATCTAGGCTTCCTGGCTATTTTG GGGAGTACCTAGGACTAACCGGAGCTCGTCTGGACGGAATAGAAATGGCAGCATGTGGATTAGCTACACATTTCATCCATTCTACG AAGCTTAATGCATTGGAAAATGCCCTACAAGCTATTACTTCTTCAAATGTATCAACAGTTTCTGCTTTAATAGAAACTTTCACAGAGAAACCAACTGTGAAAAAGGATAGCCCTTTCAAGAG ATTGGAGATTATAAACAAATGTTTCTCAAAAGGGACAGTGGAAGATATAATTCAATCTTTG gaAAATGAATTAGAAAATGGAGCAGAAAAAAAGTGGATAACAAATGCATTAAACTCTATGCGTTCTTCAAGTCCCATGAGTCTTAAGATTTTCTTAAAATCT ATCAGAAAAGGTAGAATACAAAACATTGAACAATGTCTTCACAGGGATTATAACATTGCTAGCCATCTCTTTAAAAGAACAGTGAGCAACGATTTCTACGAG GGTTCAAGAGCAAAGCTGTTTGATAAAGACAACAAGCCTAAG TGGGAGCCTTCAAAGCTAGAGTTGGTTAGTGACGAAATGGTGGAGCAACACTTTACAAATATCACTGACCATGCATGGGAGCCTTTACAACTTCCTCAAAGATTCCATTCTCCAATCATAACTGCCAGCagattataa
- the LOC110281550 gene encoding protein FAR1-RELATED SEQUENCE 5-like — translation MYNEIRKQRALQGGDVSAAIRYLEGLARMDGKMFWRYKLGAGQHLCNLFWSDGRCQEDYGIFGDVLAFDATYGRNKYNLPVVVLSGVNHHNQTCVFGTAMVSCESQESYIWVLRQFLECMQGKAPHSVITDGDPAMRIAIQSVFPDAHHRLCAWHLLRNAAANISDPRFTQMFRHCMLADMEIEEFEAHWESMLNECGVREVEWVKDLYTKKHAWITTYIRGRFFAGVRTTSRCESLHAKLGRFVESRYGVLEFVRNFQRCVDFLRDTEDELDFRSWYGTPVLQTEFIELEKSGWTRFTREMFLRYRDSLKRCVRVRIYEFNDSENPHAYTLQKYRRPEMNWKVYRDHISNRFSCTCMRMESFGIPCVHILSVCVRLDLVEIPESLVLRRWSKASKLEIHNQCGEQHTADPSVTYRTRLGAFSQLCKRLGRVACMSDEDFKLYSDKVMSDALFLEIKYGLRPSTDDMTTANDCEVKDPIRVRTKGTGRMSQAGGSASKTKRKCSTCGKLGHRKTICPNGGAQASTRNKESHAGRNKRKRSKVPIVVPDNCWPENACQAGSDKWENFSLADP, via the exons ATGTATAATGAGATACGGAAACAGAGAGCTCTGCAAGGCGGAGACGTAAGTGCAGCTATTAGGTACTTGGAAGGTCTGGCACGCATGGATGGGAAAATGTTTTGGCGGTACAAGTTGGGTGCAGGGCAACACCTATGCAACTTGTTTTGGAGCGATGGTCGTTGTCAGGAAGATTATGGGATATTCGGCGATGTGCTAGCATTCGACGCTACCTATGGCCGCAACAAGTACAACCTACCCGTTGTAGTATTATCCGGAGTAAACCACCACAACCAGACATGCGTATTTGGAACAGCAATGGTCTCATGCGAATCGCAGGAGTCATATATTTGGGTTCTTCGCCAGTTTCTGGAATGCATGCAAGGTAAGGCACCGCATTCAGTCATCACGGATGGCGACCCGGCCATGCGGATAGCAATCCAGTCCGTTTTTCCTGACGCACATCATCGGTTGTGTGCCTGGCATCTGCTGAGGAACGCAGCTGCTAACATAAGCGACCCGAGATTCACACAAATGTTTAGACACTGCATGCTGGCAGATATGGAAATCGAGGAGTTCGAAGCGCATTGGGAGTCAATGCTCAATGAGTGCGGTGTTAGGGAGGTTGAGTGGGTTAAGGACTTGTACACCAAAAAGCACGCTTGGATAACCACATACATTCGTGGTAGATTTTTTGCTGGAGTACGGACAACCTCTAGGTGCGAGTCACTACATGCTAAACTAGGGAGGTTTGTTGAGAGCAGGTACGGGGTGTTAGAATTTGTCAGAAATTTTCAAAGGTGTGTGGATTTTCTGCGTGACACCGAGGACGAGCTAGACTTTCGTTCATGGTACGGAACACCTGTGCTACAAACGGAGTTCATTGAGCTGGAAAAGTCTGGATGGACTAGGTTCACCCGTGAAATGTTTCTCAGATACCGGGATAGCCTGAAACGGTGTGTTCGTGTTAGAATATATGAATTTAATGACAGTGAGAACCCTCATGCATATACTCTCCAGAAGTATCGGAGGCCTGAGATGAATTGGAAGGTTTATAGGGACCATATCTCGAACAGATTTAGTTGCACCTGCATGCGTATGGAGTCGTTTGGCATTCCTTGTGTGCATATCCTTTCCGTGTGTGTTAGGCTAGACTTGGTGGAAATCCCTGAAAGCCTTGTGCTGCGTAGGTGGTCTAAGGCATCCAAATTGGAGATCCATAACCAATGTGGTGAGCAACACACTGCTGACCCAAGTGTGACCTATAGGACACGATTGGGTGCTTTCTCCCAGCTGTGTAAGCGTTTAGGGCGCGTTGCTTGCATGAGTGATGAAGACTTCAAGCTTTACTCAGACAAGGTTATGAGCGATGCTCTGTTCCTTGAAATAAAGTACGGCTTAAGACCATCAACGGATGATATGACAACAGCAAATGATTGCGAGGTGAAGGACCCCATTCGTGTCAGAACAAAAGGCACGGGTCGGATGAGTCAAGCAGGCGGTTCTGCGTCGAAAACCAAAAGAAAGTGCAGCACATGCGGGAAGCTAGGGCACCGGAAGACTATATGCCCCAACGGAGGCGCGCAAGCTTCAACGAGGAACAAAGAATCACATGCTGGGAGAAATAAACGCAAGCGATCAAAG GTACCAATCGTTGTCCCAGATAATTGTTGGCCTGAAAATGCATGTCAAGCTGGAAGCGACAAATGGGAAAATTTTTCGCTTGCAGACCCATGA
- the LOC107489698 gene encoding secoisolariciresinol dehydrogenase-like, with amino-acid sequence MATASFLDTAHDAKRLEGKVALITGGARGLGECMTRLFCKNGAKVVIADIRDQLGLALQDTIGVELATYVHCDVTKEDDVENVVNIAISKYQKLDIIVNNAAAIDDYRNPSIINNDVSEFERVLRVNLTGPFLVIKHAARVMIPEKKGSIVNVGSVSSSVGGVATHAYTSSKHGLIGLTKNAAADLGKFGIRVNCLSPYFIANDAGKEFFKLDEEGCLNVYSNLKGVHLMEEDVAQAAVYLASDESKYISGHNLAVDGGFTTINPIFGVFSQS; translated from the exons atggCAACTGCGAGCTTTTTAGATACTGCTCACGATGCAAAAAG ACTTGAAGGAAAGGTGGCTTTGATTACTGGAGGGGCTAGAGGCCTTGGTGAGTGCATGACAAGGCTTTTCTGCAAAAATGGCGCCAAGGTTGTGATTGCCGACATTCGAGATCAACTAGGACTCGCACTCCAAGATACCATAGGAGTTGAACTCGCAACCTATGTACATTGTGATGTAACTAAAGAAGATGATGTCGAAAATGTAGTTAACATAGCAATATCAAAGTATCAAAAGCTAGACATAATTGTGAACAACGCTGCAGCAATAGATGATTATCGTAATCCTAGCATTATAAACAATGATGTATCCGAATTCGAGCGCGTTCTTAGGGTTAACCTCACAGGACCTTTCTTGGTAATCAAGCATGCAGCTAGAGTGATGATCCCGGAAAAAAAGGGTAGTATTGTAAATGTAGGGAGTGTAAGTTCAAGCGTTGGAGGGGTTGCAACTCATGCATACACAAGCTCCAAACATGGCTTAATTGGACTCACAAAGAATGCAGCTGCTGATCTTGGCAAATTTGGGATAAGAGTGAATTGTTTGTCTCCTTACTTTATTGCGAATGATGCAGGTAAAGAGTTCTTCAAACTTGATGAGGAAGGGTGCTTAAATGTTTATTCCAATCTTAAAGGGGTTCatttgatggaagaagatgTAGCACAAGCTGCAGTGTATTTGGCTAGTGATGAGTCCAAGTACATTAGTGGTCATAATCTAGCTGTGGATGGTGGTTTTACTACAATCAATCCAATTTTTGGTGTGTTCTCACAATCTTAA
- the LOC110272338 gene encoding 3-hydroxyisobutyryl-CoA hydrolase 1-like isoform X2, producing the protein MALLSFKFDTQPINQVLSAGNSAVKLVILNRPHKLNSLNYEMGNGKGFCAGGDVVSVISSSLTGHWTYPLKFYGKQLILDHLAATYKKPLVSVINGVVMGGGAGLSMNTTFRIVTEKAVFAMPETYIGFFPDVSASYFLSRLPGYFGEYLGLTGARLDGIEMAACGLATHFIHSTKLNALENALQAITSSNVSTVSALIETFTEKPTVKKDSPFKRLEIINKCFSKGTVEDIIQSLIRKGRIQNIEQCLHRDYNIASHLFKRTVSNDFYEGSRAKLFDKDNKPKWEPSKLELVSDEMVEQHFTNITDHAWEPLQLPQRFHSPIITASRL; encoded by the exons ATGGCTCTGTTGAGTTTTAAGTTTGACACACAACCAATAAACCag GTACTTTCCGCTGGAAATTCTGCTGTGAAGTTGGTGATACTAAATAGGCCTCACAAGTTAAATAGCCTTAACTATGAAATG GGAAATGGAAAAGGATTTTGTGCCGGAGGTGATGTAGTATCTGTAATTTCTTCCTCACTCACAG GACACTGGACCTATCCTCTGAAATTTTATGGAAAACAACTCATTTTGGACCATTTGGCAGCGACCTACAAAAAGCCTCTA GTATCTGTGATTAATGGAGTGGTTATGGGAGGAGGAGCGGGTCTTTCCATGAATACGACCTTTAGAATTGTGACTGAAAAAGCT GTATTTGCTATGCCAGAGACATATATAGGCTTTTTTCCAGATGTGAGTGCAAGTTACTTCTTATCTAGGCTTCCTGGCTATTTTG GGGAGTACCTAGGACTAACCGGAGCTCGTCTGGACGGAATAGAAATGGCAGCATGTGGATTAGCTACACATTTCATCCATTCTACG AAGCTTAATGCATTGGAAAATGCCCTACAAGCTATTACTTCTTCAAATGTATCAACAGTTTCTGCTTTAATAGAAACTTTCACAGAGAAACCAACTGTGAAAAAGGATAGCCCTTTCAAGAG ATTGGAGATTATAAACAAATGTTTCTCAAAAGGGACAGTGGAAGATATAATTCAATCTTTG ATCAGAAAAGGTAGAATACAAAACATTGAACAATGTCTTCACAGGGATTATAACATTGCTAGCCATCTCTTTAAAAGAACAGTGAGCAACGATTTCTACGAG GGTTCAAGAGCAAAGCTGTTTGATAAAGACAACAAGCCTAAG TGGGAGCCTTCAAAGCTAGAGTTGGTTAGTGACGAAATGGTGGAGCAACACTTTACAAATATCACTGACCATGCATGGGAGCCTTTACAACTTCCTCAAAGATTCCATTCTCCAATCATAACTGCCAGCagattataa